Part of the Cucurbita pepo subsp. pepo cultivar mu-cu-16 unplaced genomic scaffold, ASM280686v2 Cp4.1_scaffold000156, whole genome shotgun sequence genome, atgttagtcaaaatttggtttaaccaaacttgcatgcttgtcaaataaatcccacaaatttgagtggaattttgagtgtcaaaatttggtgatctcaaatttgcatgaacatgcaaacataactctataaatagagtgatcatggtacatggaaggtcttccttcgtgaaaaaccttgagaaaaacctctcacaaacactcttttcatatatagaaaatccctcccaagtttagtcactcaccggattccacaatcccgtctaaggccggaggatagtggagaagacactagtggtggttcgaaaccgattcgtgaggaaaaaggaatttgaactacaaaatgttagtattcatactcattaagttttaatacttatgaacatgctaattatttactataattgatgttctaaaagtgtctaagatccaaattgcttccgcatgtgttatattaacaccatcaggtTTGGtgcattgcattcgcatgtccTTACATTATAACTCGATAGGAGGtcgcttactgagtatttttttaaatattcacgCCTCAgactactacatttttcagataaaggcaaGACGCTCCTATAAGGCTGATGAAGGCATCGCAACCCCGAGACCGTGACTCATGCATAGGATAGATTTACATTTCATTTAGTAGTATAGATTAGTGTAGATTGAGTTGTATTTTCCATTTAatagtataggttagtttaaatcaaactttcatttttaattgtaGCACGTGTCAATATAGATTAATGtatgacattttattttgtattatttcctttaattattattattttttttttttgtatttatttattcgaaGGCAATAAATGAGATATGAAATTAATGTTGAAATTACGATAAAGTTTAACGAAGTTACtacattaatatataaattttttaagatttttttttttttttttttttaaatcatagtAAGTCgttattctaaattttgaatttgttaccGTTTGGTTTAGAAGAATAAATACCGAAATTTATTTACTCTTTTAGCAATTTACACTACAAATCCACTGTTAAAATGGGTAAAagttgataataataataaattaattaattaaatatttaaaaaaaaaagttaaatggtgaaaaaaagaagaatatgaaaaaaaaaataataataataaataaataaatagccTCGGGTCTGGACCTCAGGCTCAAAATCTGAGCCAAGACTAGACCAGAGcctcgataaaaaaaaaaaaaacctaccTGAACTGCAGGTTCGTAGTTGAGCCTCCCTAGGTTCGGAATACACCTTCAGTAGACACAGCCAGCCCAGCCCATCTTGTTTGGGCCAATCAAGTTCATGCAGCTCAGCCCAATTTGCCATCAGTCTATTCACGGCCCACAAGCCCCTTGCTCCAGACCAGAGCACCGAGCGGCCCACAGACCAGCGCTTCAACTCGCGACCCATGCTCGACCCTCTCTAGCGACGCTGACCCGAGCTGCAACCAATGGCTGAAGCTCAACCAAGCCAACCTCCTAGCTGATGCTTGCACCTTGACTCACTCATCGGCTAGGCTACTCAACTTCTTAGCTAGCTTCCTCGACCATATAGCGGCTTCTCCTTGACTTAGGTAGTTTATACGGCTCGGATTGAACTTTTATAACCCTTTCCTACCATTTTGGACTGTCGTAGAGCTGTTGTTGACATTGTTAGAAGCGTTTGAAGTAACTACGACAACTATTTggtcaattaaaaatattttaaagctaAGTTAGATGATGAATTGATGTCGTTCGGTGAATTAATCCCTTTAATGTGTTCTATCCCAATGTCATGGATCCACATAGGTTAAATTAGACTCAGAGGAATAGATTCAGGCTTGTTCTAAGAATAATTAGTAAGTAGCTTTACTGTTTGTTTGGTTcgataaattatatgaaatatgaatgtgCGTGCTCTGTGGCCCATACACATCTCGTGTTTTGTCATGTATTATCTTATgtttatattatgatataagTTACGCTATGCTATAAGTTACACCAGATCTTGTTGAGAACTCAATGTTGTATGATGCACGAAACCTCTATATGTTATGCCACGCACACTGTGTTAACATTTTGACTCCAAGTTTATGAGAAACTGTTAAGCTAtgtacgttttttttttttcatgaaagCTTTGTTTACAAAAAGAATGGAGGTATGACTTGCatcatacatatatgcatgattTAAAGTTATGGGGATCTcatgtgtaacgaccctaaattttcactaACCTAAAGTCTACTATATACTAACCATTTTATGCGaaaataatcatttgaaaCATAATCATAAAACATTCTCATAAACTTACATGTTTATTGAGAGGTCTTTAAAacaattcaacaaaaattaaaataggcgtaagtaaaatagaaatagatgTAACCTATAgtctacaaaattaaatacaactatcttatgcatgtgtcatggtctttaGCGTTGTGATGTCACCGTCAGCCGTATAGAGGAGTCTTACCTTTACGTGgaaaataaaagtagcacatgacttaagaattttaagaaatactcagtgaATAACCCTACAATTAGGGTTAGATGGAAGCACATACAATTCTGagtgggacctatcatttaaatttgtattctCGTCTAAGCCGGTAATTGGGtgtgtatttactattctacaCACAGTCTACACGTGTGAGTATGGACCCATCAGTCGATTTGCACAACTCCTGGGCCCCTTTCGTAGTCGAGCTAGCAATCTCTAGTGTTGTTGTCGAACACCCGGTGGGATTAGTGACCGTTGCAGGATTATGAcaaacataatgatcatttttcttttcataacgTACGTGTTCGTACCATcgtaaatgaaaaaatttctCGATGCATGAGGCCCCaacatttatcatttattaaatCATGTAAATCAACCCCTTCCATCtttcttcatatcatatcattttacaACTTACCCTTTAAGACATGTATCGGGGTTGAATAccatatcattcatatcatacatcGTATTATGTCATATGATGTACATAACATGTTCTTCAACATAACACGTATatcatgcacatatcatatcatgaaCCATGTCACAACATGTATTATATCGTCAGACGtgtcataccataacatatatcatcaGCACATCGCGTCATAACACGTCGTATAacattaacatatcatattatagtcatatcataatcatacaaaattcacacatatcaagcCATGACATGTGTAGAACCACgaggcacgtgtcatcatacagaCATAAACTTCTAACCATGTTGATAGTAAGATCACTTACTTGGTGGGCCTTAGCCAATGTTCTCCCTAAAATAATTCCTTGAGCTCGTTGacgcaatatctaccactcaaaagtgtgcatagatatgaaaatattattactcaacgaaagaatacatatttaagaattagaaaaagaattgggatcgaatgtTCAATCTTTATTGATATTCACGACGtctaaataggatacaagatactaaataatatctaccaagaaaatataaactaactaaatcctgataataaaataaaatatactactattcaaattcaactgattacgatatgtaagatatatttcctaactaatatattctggaagattacgaatatcatatatttcataactaattcaaactaaaataagttgcactaaattgtgACACTTGTCCTTCGAATCTTATTCCAAGCATTGCTGAGGTATTTCCTATAGAACTTTCACTCAATTCCTTTAATTAACTCTAATTTCCTAATCCAATTTACCATAGATTGAGAAATTGAGCATCAAACTAACCTTAATCGCCTTTGATAAGGTCGAATTCAACTTCGAGATGGTCGAAAAGGTGGAAATTGGTGTAATTTCCTTAAATCGAGCCAAACAGCGCATTTTTGAACCGATAAGTCGTGTCGACCTGAGCCAAGTTGACTAAGTCGAGGAGTCGCTAGTTTCAAGCATGAAACATGGCACGGGGAGGAGTTGACGCATGTGCAACAACATTTTGGGTCGAAGTGTAGGTTATCGGGATGATTGCTAAGGTGTGCGGGTCACGAGTTGCGAAGCTAGGCCATGTTATCGGTTGGGGCGAAGCTGTTGCAAGTGGCCCGAGATTACTGGTGTCTAGACCGACGCGGTTTGTGCTCAAGAATCCTAAACCCCATCTTCTTTTCcccttcctctgtttttttcttttacttcggggttgactttgaccaattttccacatttttactatctatctttatatttttcttgaattcaGGGGAGTTTTCTaagcatttttctcttttatctaATCTTGAAATTAGTTTGTAAGACCCTCAATAAAATCTCGAAAGTTggactttaaaataataataaaaaatcaagttttaaatttctcgTCGAGCTCAGGTGTTACAAGAACAAACCATCTGATTTTCAAGAAAGTGAACATCCTAATTCAATTTTCCAAATATCTCTCCCTCATTAATCCGGCTAATCAAAGAGAGAGATCGAGAGAGCTGAGAGATTGAGAGAAGGAAGAGCCCCGTGAATGATTTAGAAATAGATCTCATCTAAGTGGGTTTTGCTTGAAATTAGAGATGTCCACCCGGCCGGGGTAGAGATGTAGAATCCCTACAAAAtttcctatttatttttccagAGATTGAGGCGGAATTCGCCACGAAGAATTTGCGAGAATTAGGTTACTCGCTCATTATTTTCTTcgtttattattctttcaaagaaatatttatttttaaaaaaatcctaatgaatgaatatattttagaaacaaatatatatctatatataccAACATAATCCAtttgagaattaaaataagattctcttctctctcctctctctctctctcttctcgcAAACAACGTCCCCTCCTAAACCTCCTCTCCGACAGATCCCAgtaggcggcggcggcggcgaccGGCTCGATggtcttaaaaaaagaataacaacCAACACCAATCagtacaatatatatatatatattagtcgGCGACTATTGTTTATATGTTTCCATAATTTGATCAATCTGAAATATTccatcaaaatcataaaatttatattgagttatatttttttcgatttgagttgagttgaattttttaaaaataaaaaatttaattcgaTTACGTTAACATATTTTTTGGTCGagaaaataaggttataatTTAACggcttattttttaaaatattaaaaatatttaacgaTCAATTATGACATATTTAATGTTGGAAGTTTATGAGATTTTTGTAATgagtataatttaaaataaaaatttaaaaaaacaacaaacattttctttttatactGTGTTATGTTATCAAATTTGTTGTTGTCGTCTCCTTCCTTTTACcttataatattgtttttttttttaattaatgaaatgtCTTCGTttacgttttctaaaacatttctctcaaatgTGACTCGAGCTTCAGCATACGACGACATTGTTTGTGAACTCCGAATTTTTAACCTCTCTTTAGTTATTtcggttagaacaagtgtccCATAATGTTCGGGTGCCcgttaaaaaaacaaaagaaaaggaaaataaatattaggaagagagagagaaaaaaggaaaagagagacAGCATAATGTCCCAAAGAATCTCATGAAGCTCCTGAACTCTCACTTTCCCACTGCTCACTTTAATCCtcccttttctctctcaatctcTCCCTTTTCCTCCTCCCCTTCTCTCCGCCGTTACACCGCCGCCATAAATACACCTCCCCCTTCTTCCTCCCCAAATGGGTTAAcccaaaaaacagagaaaacaaCACAATGATCTCTGTTTCTGATCTTTACCATGTCCTCACCGCCGTCGTCCCCCTCTACGTCGCCATGATCCTCGCCTACGCCTCCGTCAAATGGTGGAAAATCTTCTCCCCCGACCAATGTTCCGGCATCAACCGCTTCGTCGCCCTCTTCGCTGTCCCCCTCCTTTCCTTCCATTTCATCTCCACCAACAACCCCTTCTCCATGAACCTCCGCTTCATCGCCGCCGATACCCTTCAAAAGCTCATCATCCTCGCCGCCCTCATCCTATGGTCCCATCTCTCCTCCAAAGGCTCCCTAGAATGGTCAATTACTCTGTTTTCCCTCTCTACTCTGCCCAATACTCTGGTTATGGGGATTCCTCTGTTAAAGGGAATGTACGGCGACGCCACCGGCTCTCTCATGGTCCAAATCGTTGTTCTTCAGTGCATTATTTGGTATACTTTGATGCTGTTTTTGTTTGAGTATAGAGGAGCTCGATTGTTGATTGCAGAGCAGTTTCCTGATACTGCAGGGGAGATTGTTTCGTTCAGAGTTGATTCGGATGTTTTGTCATTAGATGGGAAGGAGCCGCTGCAAACGGCGGCGGAGATTGGGGAAGATGGGAAGTTGAGAGTGGTGGTGAGGAAGTCGGCGAGTTCTCGATCGGAGGTTTTTTCGCGGCGGTCGCATGGTGGCGGTGGTGGGGTTTCATTGACGCCTCGGCCGTCGAATTTGACGAATGCAGAGATTTATTCTTTGCAATCTTCGAGGAATCCAACGCCGAGAGGTTCCAGTTTTAATCATTCGGATTTGTATGTAGGGAATGCGAGTCCGAGGCATTCGAATTTGGGTAATGGGCTTTTTTCGCCGGTGATCGGACcggcagcggcggcggcgaagAAAGGGGTCAACGGCCGAGATGGGGGGAAAGATTTGCATATGTTTGTTTGGAGTTCGAGTGCGTCGCCGGTTTCTGAGGGTGGAATCAATGTTTTCCGGCACGGGGAGTACGACGGCGCCGGCGGAATGAACCAGAAAGGTACAACGTTAAAAAGTAAagatttggttttgtttttttgttggattttgtACTTTTTTCAAGTGGGTCAGTAAAGGAAAttaatgttcttgttttttgtttttcaaatttgtcgGATTTTATAAAAAGGAATGACTTTATTGAGCTTTGAATATTGAGATCTGTTTGTACTGAAATTTTGGTTAGATTTGGATGAGTTTAGCTTTGGGAACAAATCCGCCGTGAACGGCGGAGCATTTGACGGCGGCGGTCCTGTTCTATCCAAGCTCGGGTCGAGCTCCACCGCTGAACTTCACCCGAAAACTGGCGACGACACGGCGGAGTCTAAGCCAACTGCTATGCCACCGGCGAGTGTGATGACAAGGCTGATTCTGATCATGGTTTGGAGGAAACTGATCAGAAATCCGAATACGTATTCTAGCTTGATCGGCCTCGCTTGGTCTTTGATCTCATTCAAGTACGAAAAAAACCCTCATTTTAGGAATTACGACTCGAACTTGGTATCGAACTAAATATACCGTTTTGTAGGTGGAACATTGTGATGCCAGCCATTGTTGCTCGATCGATCGCCATTTTATCCGATGCTGGGCTCGGGATGGCAATGTTTAGCCTCGGTATCGATTCTCTTCCACTCGAACAGTAACATGTAGGGTTGTTCATGTTAATTGTGAATGGTTACATATAATTGGTATTGTGTAGGGTTGTTCATGGCCTTGCAGCCTAAGATCATTGCTTGTGGAAACACGGTTGCTTCCTTCGCCATGGCGGTTCGGTTCATCACTGGTCCGGCCGTGATGGTGGCTGCCTCCGTAGCTGTTGGGCTCCGAGGAGTTCTCTTGCACATTGCCATAGTTCAGGTGAAGAAACACGACGATGTCCTTATCAAACCATTGAATTCCAAGAATTTGATGTAATTAACGTTTGTTTCACACGTAGGCTGCGCTGCCTCAAGGGATTGTCCCTTTTGTGTTTGCCAAAGAATACAACGTCCATCCTGACATTTTGAGCACCGGGTTCGATCTCGATTTCAATACTCATCATCCCAATCCTTGATTTACTATCTTTAACGCTTTCTTCTcgggttttttttcttgcagAGTCATATTCGGGATGCTGATTGCTTTACCGATAACTTTGGTTTATTACATCTTGCTCGGACTTTGAAGCTTTGCAAATctgtcattttctctctctagaaacacaaattttctctaacctaaaaacaaaaagattttgttgtaatttttttgtccttttttttttgtgctctctctatttcttttgttcttttgatggagaaagtaaattaaagcttttttcatattctctcttaattaataaataaaaataataagttgAAAATGGGACTAATAAttgtaattcaaatattaaatatatatatatatatatatttggctTTAGATAAATTATTAACCTAATTAAGTAtgttaataattattgttttattgtaatattcattaaactataatttaatttaatctattttagGAAAGTGTattctattcttaattaattcaaataggTGTCTtagaataattgaaataaatttattattataattaaacgtttttcataatatattaatatcttgaatttttaatttttaaaaaaataaaaaatacacttaccattattattatatttaaaaaatattcataaatttttttaaatagtattaacaacttttaaaaatgtcatcttatttatatattatttatcaactatttaatttaaaataaaaaaaaaaattcaa contains:
- the LOC111784150 gene encoding probable auxin efflux carrier component 1b; translation: MISVSDLYHVLTAVVPLYVAMILAYASVKWWKIFSPDQCSGINRFVALFAVPLLSFHFISTNNPFSMNLRFIAADTLQKLIILAALILWSHLSSKGSLEWSITLFSLSTLPNTLVMGIPLLKGMYGDATGSLMVQIVVLQCIIWYTLMLFLFEYRGARLLIAEQFPDTAGEIVSFRVDSDVLSLDGKEPLQTAAEIGEDGKLRVVVRKSASSRSEVFSRRSHGGGGGVSLTPRPSNLTNAEIYSLQSSRNPTPRGSSFNHSDLYVGNASPRHSNLGNGLFSPVIGPAAAAAKKGVNGRDGGKDLHMFVWSSSASPVSEGGINVFRHGEYDGAGGMNQKDLDEFSFGNKSAVNGGAFDGGGPVLSKLGSSSTAELHPKTGDDTAESKPTAMPPASVMTRLILIMVWRKLIRNPNTYSSLIGLAWSLISFKWNIVMPAIVARSIAILSDAGLGMAMFSLGLFMALQPKIIACGNTVASFAMAVRFITGPAVMVAASVAVGLRGVLLHIAIVQAALPQGIVPFVFAKEYNVHPDILSTGVIFGMLIALPITLVYYILLGL